In Zea mays cultivar B73 chromosome 7, Zm-B73-REFERENCE-NAM-5.0, whole genome shotgun sequence, the following proteins share a genomic window:
- the LOC103632829 gene encoding protein Brevis radix-like 1, producing MLTCIACSKQQFAGGGPPLHEPPEDDDVVDGGGGGTATPRTRHAIKALTAQIKDMALKASGAYRHCKPCAGSSAAASRRHHPYHHRGGSAFGGSDAGSASDRFHYAYRRAGSSADATTSMSVRTDFPAGDGEDDEVASEAAGGCGGKDDDAKEWVAQVEPGVLITFVSLAQGGNDLKRIRFSREIFNKWQAQRWWAENYDRIMELYNVQRFNQTVPLVPTTPKSEDESSKDDSPVTPPLDKERLPRTFHRQGGGAMGYSSSDSLEHHSNRYCTGLLHQHGHQCCDSMGLASTPKLSSISGAKTETSSMDASMRTSSSPEEVDRSGELTVSISNASDQEREWVEEDEPGVYITIRALPGGTRELRRVRFSREKFSERHARLWWEENRARIHEQYL from the exons ATGCTCACGTGCATCGCGTGCTCCAAGCAGCAGTTCGCCGGCGGCGGCCCGCCGCTGCACGAACCGCCGGAGGACGACGATGTAGTTGACGGAGGAGGCGGCGGCACGGCGACGCCCAGAACACGGCACGCCATCAAGGCGCTGACTGCCCAG ATCAAGGACATGGCGCTCAAGGCGTCGGGCGCGTACAGGCACTGCAAGCCCTGCGCAGGCTCCTCGGCGGCGGCCTCGCGGCGGCACCACCCGTACCACCACCGCGGCGGCAGCGCCTTCGGGGGCTCCGACGCCGGCTCGGCCTCCGACCGCTTCCACTACGCGTACCGTCGCGCGGGCAGTTCGGCGGACGCCACGACGTCCATGAGCGTGCGCACGGACTTCCCTGCCGGCGACGGGGAGGACGACGAGGTGGCGTCAGAAGCCGCTGGCGGATGCGGTGGCAAGGACGACGACGCCAAGGAGTGGGTGGCGCAGGTGGAGCCCGGCGTGCTCATTACCTTCGTCTCACTGGCGCAAGGTGGCAACGATCTAAAACGTATTCGGTTCAG CCGTGAGATATTCAACAAATGGCAAGCACAAAGGTGGTGGGCTGAAAATTATGACAGAATTATGGAACTTTACAATGTGCAGAGGTTTAACCAAACTGTCCCTCTAGTCCCGACTACCCCAAAATCTGAAGACGAG AGCTCCAAGGACGACAGCCCAGTAACACCACCACTGGACAAGGAACGGCTGCCTCGCACTTTCCACAGACAAGGTGGT gggg CGATGGGCTACTCGTCATCAGATTCTCTCGAGCATCACTCAAACCGCTACTGTACTGGCCTCCTGCACCAGCATGGACACCAATGCTGTGATTCAATGGGCCTGGCATCAACACCGAAGTTGTCAAGTATCAGTGGGGCCAAGACAGAAACCTCATCCATGGACGCATCGATGAGGACAAGCTCGTCACCTGAAGAGGTCGACAGGTCTGGTGAGCTCACGGTGTCCATCAGCAATGCAAGCGACCAGGAGAGGGAGTGGGTCGAGGAAGACGAGCCTGGTGTATATATCACAATCCGGGCTTTACCTGGCGGGACCAGAGAGCTTCGCCGTGTTCGGTTCAG CCGGGAGAAGTTCAGCGAGAGGCATGCCAGACTATGGTGGGAAGAGAACCGAGCGAGGATACACGAACAATACCTCTGA